One genomic segment of Rhizorhabdus phycosphaerae includes these proteins:
- a CDS encoding tetratricopeptide repeat protein yields the protein MWWRLMLVSLSFGHGLGIAAIASAQVRDMEAREQPVLWSETSPGTVAKMPAPCEPGDAEACTDLGYAYLEGDEMPKDEARAVTYFAQGCDFGSMRACTMAGYAYAQGQGVAADAASAASYYNRACEGGEATGCSNLGLAYAAGVGVPEDMTRANALFSKACDAGRMAGCANLGASYSLGRGVARDQVAAAKLFRRACEGDDVHACANLGVLYRDGLGMHQNHGRAAELFDRACAADDASACGNLGFLADDGRGVPRDRGRALSLFEKACGLGDAESCFALGRAYQTGNGRDRDDARAVQLLERALQLDPDMASAGAAREALDLARQSSTSAHEQP from the coding sequence ATGTGGTGGCGTCTGATGCTGGTGAGCCTGTCCTTCGGACATGGCTTGGGTATCGCCGCGATTGCCAGTGCTCAGGTCCGCGATATGGAGGCGCGGGAACAGCCCGTTTTGTGGTCGGAGACGTCGCCCGGCACCGTCGCGAAAATGCCGGCCCCCTGCGAGCCAGGCGACGCCGAGGCCTGTACCGACCTCGGCTATGCGTATCTCGAAGGCGACGAGATGCCGAAGGACGAAGCCCGTGCCGTGACATATTTCGCGCAAGGTTGCGATTTTGGCAGCATGCGCGCCTGCACGATGGCGGGCTATGCCTATGCCCAGGGCCAGGGTGTCGCCGCCGACGCCGCTTCTGCGGCTTCCTATTACAACCGGGCTTGTGAAGGCGGCGAGGCGACGGGCTGCTCGAACCTGGGGCTCGCTTATGCTGCGGGCGTCGGCGTCCCGGAAGACATGACGCGGGCCAATGCATTGTTCTCCAAAGCTTGCGATGCAGGAAGGATGGCGGGCTGCGCCAATCTCGGCGCTTCCTATTCGCTTGGACGCGGTGTGGCGCGCGATCAGGTGGCTGCTGCAAAGCTGTTTCGGCGCGCCTGTGAGGGCGACGACGTCCATGCCTGCGCCAATCTCGGCGTGCTCTATCGGGACGGGCTGGGCATGCACCAGAATCACGGCCGGGCGGCCGAGCTGTTCGACCGGGCGTGCGCAGCCGATGATGCGAGTGCGTGCGGCAATCTCGGCTTCCTGGCCGACGATGGTCGGGGCGTACCCCGTGATCGCGGGCGCGCGCTGTCTTTGTTCGAGAAAGCTTGTGGCCTCGGCGACGCCGAAAGCTGCTTCGCGTTGGGTCGCGCCTATCAGACCGGCAATGGCCGCGATCGCGACGATGCGCGGGCTGTCCAATTGCTCGAGCGGGCCTTGCAACTCGACCCCGACATGGCCTCCGCCGGTGCGGCCCGAGAGGCGCTCGACCTTGCTCGGCAGTCTAGTACCTCGGCTCACGAACAGCCCTGA
- a CDS encoding lysozyme inhibitor LprI family protein: MSRRAHVMLVVLVGTFVEPAMGGGVMSPYATERQLRQCLARPANASTAAQVECQAAAGKAYDRRMNLAYAALLRRLSGPAAEKLRVAQRAWLRFRNANSEAGRALFATRQGTIYSPIFAAGQIATVRDRAIVLETQLRILAVDD, translated from the coding sequence ATGAGCAGGCGGGCGCATGTAATGCTGGTCGTCTTGGTGGGGACATTCGTCGAACCTGCCATGGGTGGCGGTGTAATGTCCCCCTATGCCACCGAGCGGCAATTGCGCCAATGCCTGGCCAGGCCGGCGAATGCCTCCACGGCGGCACAGGTCGAATGCCAGGCTGCTGCGGGCAAGGCCTATGATCGGCGCATGAACCTTGCCTATGCCGCGCTTCTTCGGAGACTCTCCGGTCCCGCCGCGGAGAAATTGCGCGTCGCGCAGCGTGCCTGGCTCCGGTTTCGGAATGCAAACAGCGAGGCCGGCAGGGCGCTTTTCGCCACGCGGCAGGGCACGATATACAGCCCGATTTTCGCTGCAGGACAGATCGCAACAGTCCGCGATCGGGCGATCGTGCTCGAAACCCAGCTGCGGATATTGGCGGTCGACGACTGA
- a CDS encoding aromatic ring-hydroxylating oxygenase subunit alpha — MNAEHRWLEAYPELGSGPISTEPYISPDWYAKEKEKIFRKVWLCVGRANELPKAGDYKVKRLEAADTSVIVMRGKDGQIRAFHNACAHRGNTVVTEHGQETYGRSKAAVVTCRFHGWVYGADGALKSVPSEDRFYACFDKQKNGLAPIHLESWEGFLFVNVAEQPENSLAEFLGDYAEHFRGFPFDELDYGFTYRTELECNWKVAHDAFAEAYHVDTIHAGSFPNVFSTGLQNVKLMGPHRTCAVCLTLDAKPTPVAGVANRIAGASLVSLRGESMLPPLINPDRRSDFAFELSVIFPNTLLHISEGIWFTHQFWPIAHNRTLWEGRYYVKAPQTNAQRWAIEHAMTLQRNAWLEDTATMEDTQRAMQSRAKSIQHLQDDEILIRHGAIVVEQFVNA; from the coding sequence ATGAATGCCGAGCATCGCTGGCTGGAGGCTTATCCCGAACTGGGTTCGGGCCCGATTTCGACCGAACCCTATATCTCGCCCGACTGGTACGCGAAGGAAAAGGAGAAGATATTCCGCAAGGTCTGGCTGTGCGTCGGCCGCGCGAACGAGCTTCCCAAGGCGGGCGACTACAAGGTCAAGCGGCTCGAGGCGGCCGACACCTCGGTGATCGTGATGCGCGGCAAGGACGGTCAGATCCGTGCCTTCCACAATGCCTGCGCGCATCGCGGCAACACCGTCGTTACCGAACATGGCCAGGAGACCTATGGGCGCAGCAAGGCGGCGGTCGTTACCTGCCGTTTCCACGGCTGGGTCTATGGCGCGGACGGTGCGCTGAAGAGCGTACCGAGCGAGGACCGTTTCTATGCCTGCTTCGACAAGCAGAAGAACGGGCTGGCGCCGATCCATCTCGAGAGCTGGGAAGGCTTCCTTTTCGTCAACGTCGCGGAGCAGCCGGAGAACAGCCTTGCCGAGTTCCTCGGCGATTATGCCGAGCATTTTCGCGGCTTCCCCTTCGACGAGCTCGACTATGGTTTCACCTACCGCACCGAGCTCGAGTGCAACTGGAAAGTCGCGCATGACGCCTTTGCCGAGGCCTATCATGTCGACACGATCCATGCCGGCTCCTTCCCGAACGTCTTTTCGACGGGGCTCCAGAATGTGAAGCTGATGGGCCCGCACCGCACCTGCGCGGTGTGCCTGACGCTCGACGCAAAGCCCACGCCGGTCGCCGGGGTCGCCAACCGGATCGCCGGTGCCAGCCTCGTCTCGCTCCGCGGGGAGTCGATGCTGCCGCCGCTCATCAATCCCGACCGCCGCTCGGATTTCGCCTTCGAGCTCAGCGTGATCTTCCCGAACACGCTGCTGCACATCTCGGAGGGGATCTGGTTCACGCATCAGTTCTGGCCGATCGCGCACAACCGGACGCTGTGGGAAGGGCGCTATTATGTGAAAGCGCCCCAGACCAATGCCCAGCGCTGGGCGATCGAGCATGCGATGACGTTGCAGCGCAACGCCTGGCTGGAGGACACGGCCACGATGGAGGACACGCAGCGTGCGATGCAGTCGCGCGCCAAGTCGATCCAGCATCTGCAGGACGACGAGATATTGATCCGCCACGGCGCGATCGTCGTCGAGCAGTTCGTGAACGCCTGA
- a CDS encoding nuclear transport factor 2 family protein produces MAIETLERRVARLEALRAIDDLIGDLGRAFDAGPSAEALRPLFTDDACFIIDSYGLFEGREAIAEGVAGNAEQGFRWTLHYLVSPKVSLDAGLSSAELEFYLWEVATAASGRAYWIGGKYLAAARADAGRWCFSRLELRADLISHYPDGWTAKPPALADA; encoded by the coding sequence ATGGCGATCGAGACGCTGGAAAGGCGCGTGGCCAGGCTCGAGGCGCTTCGCGCGATCGACGATCTGATCGGCGACCTCGGTCGTGCCTTCGACGCAGGCCCCTCCGCCGAAGCGCTCCGCCCGCTCTTCACCGACGACGCATGCTTCATCATCGACAGCTACGGCCTGTTCGAAGGGCGGGAGGCCATTGCCGAGGGAGTCGCCGGCAATGCGGAACAGGGCTTTCGCTGGACACTCCACTATCTCGTTTCCCCCAAGGTCTCGCTCGACGCCGGGCTCTCTTCGGCCGAACTCGAATTCTATCTTTGGGAAGTGGCGACCGCGGCCAGCGGGCGCGCTTACTGGATCGGCGGCAAATATCTCGCGGCCGCCCGAGCCGACGCCGGCCGATGGTGCTTCTCGCGCCTCGAACTCCGCGCCGACCTGATCTCGCATTATCCGGACGGCTGGACAGCGAAGCCCCCGGCCCTGGCGGACGCCTGA
- a CDS encoding aromatic ring-hydroxylating oxygenase subunit alpha: protein MNHPSEPPREAGRPLSHLDRSVAQIRSELGIDPVSVDGIRDPRIYALEQEKIFRRTWLKVATTSELPETGDYKVKELPVVDTSLLVVRGKDGKVRAFHNVCTHRGNKVVPNADFETLGRARAGVVTCRFHGWVFGTDGPLRSVPLEEAFGTLDKACLGLREINCEVWQGFVFVNLAEEPEQTLADYLGDFGTLFAGYPYEEASTIFRYSTVLECNWKVALYAFSEGYHVPTIHAGSLPGFRGIEHADFKLIGPHASSTIYGAGMDTAASTAQFAGVLHASEHHGPRPDLLPPGINPTRRPDFQFELPNIFPNFIIHLASGCGYPGMAYFTHQFWPLDHGRTLWEGINYFRPARTAAERVAQFHVNALHRNAWLEDTATMEDSFVGIRSGAIDSMQLMDQEFLIRHAMRVQQSYLAA, encoded by the coding sequence ATGAACCACCCTAGCGAACCGCCGCGCGAAGCCGGCAGGCCCCTGTCCCACCTCGACCGCTCGGTTGCACAGATCAGATCCGAACTCGGCATCGATCCGGTATCGGTGGACGGCATTCGCGATCCGCGCATCTATGCGCTGGAACAGGAGAAGATCTTTCGCCGCACCTGGCTGAAGGTCGCCACGACAAGCGAACTGCCCGAGACCGGCGACTATAAGGTCAAGGAGCTGCCGGTCGTCGACACCTCGCTACTCGTCGTGCGCGGCAAGGATGGCAAGGTTCGCGCCTTCCACAATGTCTGCACGCATCGCGGCAACAAGGTGGTGCCCAATGCGGATTTCGAGACACTCGGCCGAGCCCGCGCGGGGGTGGTCACCTGTCGGTTCCACGGCTGGGTCTTCGGCACCGATGGGCCGCTGCGCTCGGTCCCCCTGGAAGAGGCGTTCGGGACGCTCGACAAGGCCTGTCTCGGTCTGCGCGAGATCAATTGCGAGGTCTGGCAAGGCTTCGTGTTCGTCAATCTGGCCGAAGAGCCGGAGCAGACGCTGGCTGACTATCTGGGCGACTTCGGCACGTTGTTCGCCGGTTACCCCTATGAAGAAGCCAGCACGATCTTCCGCTATTCCACCGTGCTGGAATGCAACTGGAAGGTTGCACTCTATGCCTTCTCCGAAGGCTATCATGTGCCGACCATCCATGCCGGCTCGCTGCCCGGCTTTCGCGGCATCGAGCATGCCGACTTCAAGCTGATCGGCCCGCACGCCTCGTCGACCATCTATGGCGCCGGCATGGACACTGCTGCCTCGACGGCACAATTCGCGGGCGTCTTGCACGCGAGCGAGCATCATGGTCCGCGTCCAGACCTGCTGCCGCCGGGGATCAACCCGACGCGCCGGCCCGATTTCCAGTTCGAGCTGCCCAACATCTTCCCGAACTTCATCATTCATCTCGCATCCGGCTGCGGCTATCCGGGCATGGCCTATTTCACCCATCAGTTCTGGCCGCTCGATCACGGCCGCACGCTCTGGGAGGGGATCAACTATTTCCGCCCGGCCCGCACGGCAGCGGAGCGGGTCGCCCAGTTCCATGTCAACGCGCTGCACCGCAACGCCTGGCTGGAAGACACGGCGACGATGGAAGACAGCTTCGTCGGCATAAGGTCCGGCGCGATCGACAGCATGCAGTTGATGGATCAGGAATTCCTGATCCGGCACGCGATGCGCGTGCAGCAAAGCTATCTCGCGGCCTGA
- a CDS encoding acetamidase/formamidase family protein: protein MSNTVEVKRSGATAKDDPNCFNRLHWALEPVARAKPGDYVVYETRDAFDDQFDWSTQPADVAACDLNRVHPMTGPVYIEGAERGDALAVTIVDIAPSDYGYTVIVPGFGFLRDVIPGPFIANWKLDRLCAVSEQIPGVRVPMCAFPGSIGVLPGEPEVAAALEREGALAAAGGFALMPDPGRALPAHLFGEGAPYAAEGLRTVAPRENGGNMDIKAMQVGTTVIFPVLVDGAGLWTGDIHFAQGDGEVCGTAVEMAARVTLKCEVIKGGGKNIVFPHVSGGGQLRNTEPARFHAIVGMPVKKKGEVPPHLAYLDSPKVAALTNLSEDLTLAARDALLRMIDWIVETRGYSREQAYAICAAAVDLRIGQLVDVPNIIVSAVLPLDIFVD, encoded by the coding sequence ATGTCGAACACCGTCGAAGTCAAGCGCAGCGGAGCCACGGCCAAGGACGACCCCAATTGCTTCAACCGGCTGCACTGGGCGCTGGAGCCGGTCGCTCGCGCAAAGCCGGGCGACTATGTCGTTTACGAGACGCGAGACGCCTTCGATGATCAGTTCGACTGGTCGACCCAGCCTGCGGATGTCGCCGCCTGCGACCTTAACCGCGTCCACCCTATGACCGGCCCGGTCTATATCGAGGGTGCCGAGCGGGGGGATGCGCTGGCGGTCACTATCGTCGACATAGCACCCTCCGACTATGGCTATACCGTCATCGTACCCGGCTTCGGTTTTCTGCGCGATGTCATCCCGGGGCCGTTCATCGCCAACTGGAAGCTCGATCGCCTTTGCGCGGTATCGGAACAGATCCCCGGCGTCCGCGTCCCGATGTGTGCCTTTCCCGGCTCGATCGGCGTCCTGCCCGGCGAGCCTGAAGTCGCGGCGGCGCTGGAGCGTGAGGGAGCGCTCGCGGCGGCCGGCGGCTTCGCCCTGATGCCCGATCCCGGTCGAGCCCTGCCGGCGCATCTGTTCGGGGAAGGCGCTCCCTATGCCGCCGAAGGGCTCCGCACCGTCGCCCCGCGCGAAAATGGCGGCAATATGGACATCAAGGCCATGCAGGTCGGCACGACCGTCATCTTCCCCGTGCTGGTGGACGGTGCCGGGCTTTGGACCGGGGACATCCACTTCGCCCAAGGCGATGGCGAGGTCTGCGGCACTGCCGTCGAGATGGCGGCGCGCGTCACGCTTAAATGCGAGGTGATCAAGGGCGGCGGCAAGAACATCGTCTTCCCGCACGTCTCGGGCGGGGGGCAACTGCGCAACACCGAACCCGCGCGCTTCCACGCGATTGTCGGTATGCCGGTGAAGAAGAAGGGCGAGGTGCCACCGCATCTGGCCTATCTCGACAGCCCCAAAGTCGCCGCCCTCACCAATCTTTCGGAGGACCTGACGCTCGCCGCCCGCGACGCGCTGCTCCGGATGATCGACTGGATCGTCGAGACCAGGGGCTACAGCCGCGAGCAGGCCTATGCGATCTGCGCGGCCGCCGTCGATCTGCGCATCGGCCAACTGGTCGACGTTCCCAACATCATCGTTTCCGCGGTGCTGCCGCTCGACATCTTCGTCGACTGA
- a CDS encoding TonB-dependent receptor, with protein sequence MTRVNKAHSAPRAGSRRWLATLAIGASLPSLLIATEVRAQTATAAEETAYEGIEMITVTARRRAESMQDTPIAISAVTAEGLTARAIDNVTQIGDFTPNVKFNSSVPVSASNATAAIFIRGIGQNDYQLSADPGVGLYLDGVYISRGVGNILDVLNVERIEVLRGPQGTLFGRNTIGGAVSVVTKKPSDTLGGTLEGTTGRFNRIQLKGSIDIPLAEGIYSSFAGFYHKRDGYVKGVIPAAPDLGDTDQLAGRFALRLEPSESVTIDLAVDGTRARENSAPNVAISIDENAPAPQVWNAVYSGAPGICANSANAARLTDQRCYNSQWALAPYRHGGTFSAISPVFANGNPEPYQSASDLNIWGVSGTLEWKLSDALTFKSITAYRKVTGFWTRDSDHSPASIVQTNSDWTQDQFSQEVQLLGDMFDGSFNWVLGGYYSDEHGNHKDLVNIVDAVFLSGAVLDGKSLAFFGQGTYEIVKDLNLTAGIRWTEDKKSFGNANQFVVDAGFLRGAPFNPDGSGLQDGDPLMGPLGQTSTIKDTAWTPMVSLAYRFSPELLTYVSYSEGFKGGGFTQRVFPPFAFIPSFKPETSTTYEFGFKSDLLGRKLRVNGAVFMNDYDNLQITVNDPTLGFAPIIQNAAKARIKGFELEMQARPVGGLQLDAGIGYLDAKYRSVDIRALNAGVTTATKLQNAPKWTLSAGASYTIEVDGVGNFQPRVDWSYRSRVYNDAVNNPLLVQDGYHLVNASIAYSDADKRWGVTVGVKNLTKEVYLGSGYADSFGGVVEGVYGRPREWFLSARYTF encoded by the coding sequence ATGACAAGGGTGAACAAGGCGCACAGTGCGCCCCGCGCCGGCAGCCGGCGCTGGCTCGCAACTCTCGCGATCGGCGCTTCGCTGCCGAGTCTGCTAATCGCAACGGAGGTCCGAGCGCAGACGGCTACCGCCGCCGAAGAGACTGCCTATGAAGGCATCGAGATGATCACCGTCACCGCGCGTCGGCGGGCGGAGTCGATGCAGGACACGCCGATCGCGATCTCCGCAGTCACCGCCGAGGGGCTGACCGCCCGCGCGATCGACAATGTGACGCAGATCGGCGACTTCACCCCGAACGTGAAGTTCAACAGCTCGGTGCCCGTCTCGGCGAGCAACGCGACCGCCGCCATCTTCATCCGCGGTATCGGGCAGAACGACTATCAGCTGTCCGCGGACCCCGGTGTCGGCCTCTATCTCGACGGCGTCTACATCTCGCGCGGCGTTGGCAACATCCTCGACGTGCTCAATGTGGAACGCATCGAGGTGCTTCGCGGTCCTCAGGGAACGCTGTTCGGCCGCAACACGATCGGCGGTGCCGTCAGCGTCGTGACCAAGAAGCCGTCGGACACCCTCGGCGGTACGTTGGAGGGAACAACCGGCCGCTTCAACCGCATCCAGCTCAAGGGCTCGATCGACATTCCTCTGGCCGAGGGCATCTATTCGAGCTTCGCGGGCTTCTACCACAAGCGCGACGGCTATGTGAAAGGTGTCATCCCGGCCGCCCCCGATCTCGGCGACACCGATCAGTTGGCGGGCCGCTTCGCCCTCCGCCTGGAACCTTCGGAGTCGGTCACGATCGACCTCGCGGTCGACGGAACCAGAGCGCGCGAAAATTCCGCGCCGAACGTCGCGATCTCGATCGACGAGAACGCACCGGCACCGCAGGTCTGGAATGCGGTCTATTCGGGCGCGCCGGGCATCTGCGCCAACAGCGCCAATGCCGCCCGTCTGACGGACCAGCGTTGCTACAACAGCCAGTGGGCGCTGGCGCCCTATCGTCATGGCGGCACCTTCAGCGCGATCTCGCCGGTCTTCGCCAATGGCAATCCGGAACCCTATCAGTCGGCGTCTGACCTCAACATCTGGGGCGTGTCGGGCACGCTCGAATGGAAGCTGTCGGACGCGCTGACGTTCAAGTCGATCACCGCCTATCGCAAGGTGACCGGTTTCTGGACGCGCGACTCCGATCACAGCCCGGCATCGATCGTCCAGACCAACAGCGACTGGACACAGGATCAGTTCTCGCAGGAGGTACAGCTTCTCGGCGACATGTTCGACGGTAGCTTCAACTGGGTCCTCGGCGGCTATTATTCGGACGAGCATGGTAATCACAAGGATCTGGTCAACATCGTCGACGCAGTGTTCCTGTCCGGTGCGGTGCTCGACGGCAAGAGCCTCGCCTTCTTCGGCCAGGGTACCTACGAGATCGTCAAGGACCTCAACCTGACCGCCGGCATCCGCTGGACCGAGGACAAGAAGAGCTTCGGCAACGCCAACCAGTTCGTGGTGGACGCCGGCTTCCTGCGCGGTGCGCCGTTCAATCCCGACGGCTCGGGCCTGCAGGACGGCGATCCGCTAATGGGGCCGCTCGGACAGACATCGACGATCAAGGACACCGCGTGGACGCCGATGGTCAGCCTGGCCTATCGCTTCAGCCCAGAACTGCTGACCTATGTGTCCTACTCGGAAGGCTTCAAGGGCGGTGGCTTTACCCAGCGCGTCTTCCCGCCCTTCGCCTTCATCCCGTCGTTCAAGCCGGAAACCAGCACGACCTATGAGTTCGGCTTCAAGTCCGACCTGCTCGGCCGCAAGCTGCGCGTGAACGGCGCGGTGTTCATGAACGATTACGACAATCTTCAGATCACGGTGAACGATCCGACGCTGGGCTTCGCACCGATCATCCAGAACGCTGCCAAGGCCCGCATCAAGGGCTTCGAGCTCGAGATGCAGGCCCGCCCGGTCGGGGGGCTGCAACTGGACGCGGGCATCGGCTATCTCGACGCCAAATATCGCAGCGTCGACATCCGCGCGCTCAACGCCGGCGTGACCACGGCCACGAAGCTGCAGAACGCGCCGAAGTGGACGCTCAGCGCCGGTGCTTCCTATACGATCGAGGTCGACGGGGTGGGCAATTTCCAGCCACGCGTCGACTGGTCCTACCGCTCGCGGGTGTACAATGACGCGGTCAACAACCCGCTGCTAGTGCAGGACGGCTATCATCTGGTCAACGCGTCGATCGCCTATAGCGACGCCGACAAGCGCTGGGGCGTGACCGTCGGGGTGAAAAACCTGACCAAGGAGGTCTATCTCGGCTCGGGCTATGCCGACTCCTTCGGCGGCGTCGTCGAAGGCGTCTACGGGCGCCCTCGCGAATGGTTCCTGAGCGCCCGCTACACTTTCTGA
- the chrA gene encoding chromate efflux transporter gives MSETAVPVAAPDVPAAKEHGIGFGEAARVWGRIAALSFGGPAGQIAVMHRILVEEKKWIGEERFLHALNYCMLLPGPEAQQLAAYIGWLLHKTKGGLVAGGLFVLPGFLAILALSFVYVLLGQTPVVDGLFFGLKAAVLAVVVQAVIRVGSRALRNGVMRGIAAAAFVAIFFFGAPFPLIVLLAGLAGYLGGRAGLPAFKDGAGHGASGGKIVHDAETALGEGLPDHARPNLGWSLKISGAFLFLWLAPVVALILLAGSANPFTQIATFFSQMAVVTFGGAYAVLAYVAQEAVGTYGWLQPGEMLNGLGLAETTPGPLIMVVQFVGFLAAYRGSTGLPPLAAATLGAVLTTWVTFLPCFLWIFAGAPFVERLHGNKALSAALSAITAAVVGVILNLALWFAIHTLFGQVRRIGVGPLAFDAPVPSSLDLPALVLAALAALAVFRFKLGMITVLLGCAVLGAGYMVLA, from the coding sequence ATGAGTGAGACAGCCGTGCCCGTTGCCGCCCCCGATGTGCCCGCCGCCAAGGAGCATGGCATCGGCTTCGGCGAAGCCGCACGCGTCTGGGGGCGCATTGCCGCGCTCAGCTTCGGCGGGCCGGCCGGCCAGATTGCGGTAATGCACCGCATATTGGTCGAGGAGAAGAAATGGATCGGCGAGGAGCGATTTCTCCACGCGCTCAACTATTGCATGCTGCTGCCCGGGCCCGAGGCGCAGCAGCTGGCCGCCTATATCGGCTGGCTGCTGCATAAGACGAAGGGCGGTCTCGTGGCGGGCGGCCTGTTCGTGCTGCCGGGCTTCCTAGCCATTCTGGCGCTCAGCTTCGTCTATGTCCTGCTCGGCCAGACACCGGTGGTCGACGGCCTGTTCTTCGGTCTCAAGGCTGCCGTGCTCGCAGTGGTGGTTCAGGCCGTGATCCGGGTCGGTTCGCGCGCGCTGCGCAACGGCGTCATGCGCGGAATCGCCGCCGCCGCCTTCGTGGCAATCTTCTTCTTCGGAGCCCCCTTCCCGCTGATCGTCCTCTTGGCAGGCCTCGCCGGCTATCTTGGCGGTCGCGCCGGTCTGCCCGCCTTCAAGGACGGTGCCGGCCACGGCGCGAGCGGCGGCAAGATCGTCCACGATGCGGAAACCGCGCTGGGCGAAGGGCTGCCCGATCATGCGCGGCCGAACCTCGGCTGGTCGCTGAAGATATCGGGTGCTTTCCTCTTCCTCTGGCTCGCGCCGGTCGTGGCACTGATCCTGCTCGCGGGCTCCGCCAACCCCTTCACCCAGATCGCGACCTTCTTCAGCCAGATGGCGGTGGTCACCTTCGGCGGCGCCTATGCCGTGCTTGCCTATGTCGCGCAGGAGGCGGTCGGCACCTATGGCTGGCTGCAGCCGGGCGAGATGCTCAATGGCCTCGGCCTCGCCGAAACCACCCCGGGCCCGCTGATCATGGTCGTGCAGTTCGTCGGTTTCCTTGCCGCCTATCGCGGTTCGACGGGCCTGCCTCCGCTGGCGGCCGCAACGCTCGGTGCGGTCCTGACGACCTGGGTCACCTTCCTGCCCTGCTTCCTGTGGATCTTTGCCGGCGCCCCCTTCGTCGAGCGCCTCCACGGCAACAAGGCGCTGTCGGCCGCGCTCAGCGCGATCACTGCCGCTGTCGTCGGCGTCATCCTCAACCTCGCCCTGTGGTTCGCCATCCACACGTTGTTCGGCCAGGTCCGCCGGATCGGCGTCGGCCCCCTCGCCTTCGACGCGCCGGTCCCGTCGAGCCTCGACCTACCGGCGCTGGTGCTCGCCGCTCTCGCGGCGCTCGCTGTGTTCCGCTTCAAGCTGGGCATGATAACGGTGCTGCTGGGCTGCGCGGTGTTGGGGGCAGGCTATATGGTCCTGGCATGA
- a CDS encoding DNA gyrase inhibitor YacG, with translation MSTRKIHDCPGCCKPAEARYEPFCSQGCRDRDLLRWLDEGYRIPGPPADLDPE, from the coding sequence ATGTCGACGCGGAAAATCCATGACTGCCCGGGCTGCTGTAAGCCGGCCGAGGCGCGCTACGAACCCTTTTGCAGCCAGGGATGCCGCGATCGCGACCTCTTGCGCTGGCTCGACGAAGGCTATCGAATCCCCGGCCCGCCCGCCGATCTCGACCCAGAATAA
- a CDS encoding chromate resistance protein ChrB domain-containing protein, with translation MTESKAQDWLVLLHQLPTKPPYLRVKVWRRLQALGAVAIKNAAHVLPSGTTNEAALRTLIAEIVAGGGEAVLLEARLLGGQSDADVRALFDGARDADYEDIAASARRLLETGPSSATDLARLHKRLDEATALDFFGAHGRQAAEAALDNLERLHHAHPDVGRDGEAPSVSQSELRGRTWVTRSGVHVDRIACAWLIRRFIDRDASFRFVDSRSHVPEPDELRFDMADAEFTHEGDRCSFETLLLRAGPADDPALLAIAELIHELDIGDGKFDRPEASGLGAMLAGICASTDDDMQRIARGSETLDQFHAFFRSRTASR, from the coding sequence ATGACAGAGTCGAAAGCACAGGACTGGCTAGTCCTGCTTCATCAACTGCCGACCAAGCCGCCTTATCTGCGGGTCAAGGTCTGGCGCCGTCTTCAGGCACTCGGGGCGGTCGCGATCAAGAATGCGGCCCATGTGCTGCCGAGCGGCACGACCAACGAGGCCGCTCTGCGGACGCTCATCGCGGAGATCGTCGCCGGTGGTGGCGAAGCGGTGTTGCTCGAAGCGCGCCTCCTCGGCGGGCAGAGCGACGCCGATGTCCGGGCCTTGTTCGATGGCGCCCGCGATGCCGATTATGAGGATATCGCGGCTTCCGCCCGGCGACTTCTCGAAACCGGGCCTTCCAGTGCAACCGACCTCGCCCGCCTGCACAAGCGGCTGGACGAAGCGACCGCCCTAGATTTCTTCGGCGCACACGGCCGGCAGGCCGCAGAGGCCGCGCTGGATAATCTCGAACGGCTTCATCATGCCCATCCCGATGTCGGCCGGGACGGTGAGGCGCCATCGGTCTCGCAGAGCGAACTGCGCGGCAGGACCTGGGTCACGCGCAGCGGAGTCCATGTCGACCGGATCGCCTGCGCCTGGCTGATCCGCCGCTTCATAGACCGCGACGCAAGCTTCCGTTTCGTCGATAGCCGTAGCCATGTGCCTGAGCCGGATGAATTGCGCTTCGACATGGCCGACGCCGAGTTCACCCACGAAGGCGACCGGTGCAGCTTCGAAACGCTGCTCCTGCGTGCAGGTCCGGCGGATGATCCCGCGCTGCTGGCCATCGCCGAACTGATCCACGAACTCGACATCGGCGACGGCAAGTTCGACCGGCCTGAAGCCTCGGGCCTGGGTGCGATGCTTGCTGGCATCTGTGCATCCACCGATGACGACATGCAGCGCATCGCGCGCGGCAGCGAGACGCTCGACCAATTCCACGCCTTTTTCCGTTCGAGGACAGCCAGCCGATGA